The Canis lupus familiaris isolate Mischka breed German Shepherd chromosome 1, alternate assembly UU_Cfam_GSD_1.0, whole genome shotgun sequence DNA window TGGCTCCGGCCATCCTGGGCTCCTTAGATGGAGAGCTCCCTTCAGGTGCTGCCTGATGCCTGGTGGCTCCTTCACATAAGTGACACATACAAACTGATGTCCTGGTCCTTCTTTGCCTGAATGGGTCCCTAGGTGGAGGCATTTCCTGCGAGATCACAGGCCTCTGTCAGAGCCATGTGGCCACCCGCTTGTCGCTCGGTGTCTCTGGGCGGTGGCTGGCCTCCTGCACCCCGCTGCTGTGAGATGGAGCGGGAGGTGCCAGCGAAAGGACAGAAACAGGAAGGACAGGTGCTTCCCAGGATGCTGCATGCACAGGCATGATGGTTCTCTCACCGCCCGCATACGTAGCACACCTGGGGTCCATTTGAGCCCTTCTGTGGGCAGTGTGATAGGCTGATTGGAAAGGGGACGGAGATTGTGGAAATACTGCACTGGGTCACGGTATGTCACAGACAAATTTTGGTCATGAGTTTTAGGATAATATCTGGCTCTGtagtgaaactttaaaaatgggtCCTGAGAATGATGAATTGGAAAAACCACTTTACAGGAAGGTATTGTGAACCTGGGTGTGCCAGGGGCCCCCAGAAGATGACCAGCAAGGGAGTGTTAGAGGATCGTGAAGCTGCAGAAGCCCCTTTCAGTGGGGCACCTGAGGCCAGGTGACCCGCTGGAGTGTGGTGACAATTAGGAGCACAGAACTTATTAGGGTCCTTTACAGTTCGCGTATAAAGCTCAGCCCCTGGTAGAGAACGACACATAGCTCTTCCCTCCTCATTGGGTTCGCATTTATGCTCATtctttttgcaaaatatataaagacggGAGTCCTACATGGACAAGGAAGTGTTTGGGGCTCTTCAGAGACAGACTCCTATAGGGCAAGTCACCACCATGTAGAAGACTAAGGTCACCAAGGCTCTGAGGGACAGCAGGAGACAGGCCCGGGCACATGTCAGTGCTCACCCAGCAGCGCCTAGCCACTGGCCCATCGCGGGTGGGGAACAGGCCCTGTGCACACCTGAGCCGGGGATCCTGGGCAGAAGGACAGGCTTGCAGGCTAAGCGGGCCTGCAGGCTAAGCGGGTCTGCAAGGGGCCCACAGGCCCCACCCCAGGAGTCTGTGCAGGGCCCAGGAATTTGCATTCCTAGTAAACTGGGCAATGCTGGTGGCAAGTGTGGACTTTGAGGACCACCACCAGGTGCGGTCCCCCGCCAAACTATGGCTTGCCGAGGGcttcccccaccgcccccccgcCAAACTATGGCTGTGTTTTCCCACCACCTCATGTCATGGAGCCCAGAGTCTGTGCTCTGAGTTTTAAAAGTGGAGGattaataagcatttaaaacTCCATGCAATCACTGCTGGCAGATAAAATGCCATCTGCCAgccacaatttatttataatggggtttatacatatttataagttTGCAAGCAACAAATGCACAGTTTTAAAACTGGCACATTTTATAGCAGCCAGGAAAACTGCAATTTTATACCAGGACTTTGAATGTCAAtcgcgcacatgcacacatacctaTGCTGATTGTGACgggtgtgcacctgtgtgtgcgcacatgcagCCTGGCCACGAGGCTTGCGCCTCAACACTCCTCCCCGCGCTTCGGTATTTCTCATCAAGAAGGACACGCAGAAAGTTAAACAGATGTGAAGCATTTGGGGACTGCAGGTCCTGGCCTCTGCAGACacggcggggcggggtggggggcaggctccTGAATGCTGTAGGACGTGGGACCCACCTGCAAATGGAGCAGGAGCAGACAGGAGGGCCACAGGGGCGGGGGGCCGCTGTGGAGGTGACACAGGGGCAGCAGGGGAAGACGAGGCCAAGAGGGCAACggtgcaggaggagggagacaagAAGGAGGGTCTGGGGACAAGCAAGTCCAGCCTCACGTCCTGCTTCCACCTGGCAGCATGCAGCGCGGGTCAGAGGACAGAGAGGAATGACGAGGGGCCAGCGTGGAGAAGCTGTCCCCAGCAGGTGCGCTGGGCGTGAGCATCTGCCTGGGCACAGCCATGTGCGCTGCCTGGCTTGTAAGCATTTCCGACCAGCCCCCTCTTGGCCTTGTCTGTGCGTTGGTTCCTGTGTGGCAGGCACGGTGCTGGGCTCCTGGTAGGAAGCGGACATGCACAGGGCGTGACAGTGCAAGAAGCCTGATGGCTGGCGTGGTCAAGTGCAACAGGGCCACGGAGGCCGGGGCTCCCAGGTGGGCCTGGGGAGTCTGCAGGTTTTACGAGCTGGGAAGCaggtgggaggaaggcagggtagagggtgtggggggtggggggcagggaacgAAGGACTCCCTCTGGCTCCTCACCTTCTGGAGGACTGGGAGGACCATTGTCATTCAGGGAAGCACCAGACGTGAGGCTTCCACTAGGTCACTTCCTGTGTGGTTGCTTCCTCATGCAATGTAGTGGGGAGAAATCCGCAAGTGGTCCTGTGTGCCACAGCCGACAGCTCGCGCTCACACGGGACATTTCTCCCACAACCAGATTTTCTACCTAAGCAGCCATCAACACAGCAGAAACATCTGTGGGCATATCCATCCCTGAACACTGAATTAGCTTTTTCTGTAATGACCGTGTGTCGGTGGCAAGTGGAATGTTCTCTGCTCATTTGCCTTTTGAATAAAACTCGTTCCAGAATAAATATCGTTAAAAATGAAGTATGTGGATGTTTCTGTGCATTCAGAATTAAACATCTGATGTTAAAAATCCAAGGATTAAGAGGGAACTCCGTGTAGAATTTCATGTGTCACGATGTTTCTTACTCTTTGACGAGTATTCGGATGGCAAAGTTATATCTGCtgataaatattatttgagaATTTTGTGTTCTGTCTTCCATCAACTTCTGTGGAACAAATAAGGATTGCCGGGAaggtgtctgtctgtctggggATGTTGCTGATTCATCACTTTATTCCGCATGGATGCTGGAACGGCATTTGGATTCCAGGGAGCGGAATTACCAAACCGATCTCAAGCTTTCCATGCGCCGTTTCGTGCAAACTGGGGACGCCCAAGCCGTGTCTGGGGGACAGAGCAGAGGCTCCACAGCTCGGCGGGGAAGGGGGCAGCTTCCACAGCTTCCTTCCCTCTGCGAACCCACTTCACTCCTTCAGGAAGTGATGTGGCTTCAGTCAGGGCCCCGTGTGCCTGGGGGCGGCCACCGAGCAGAGGGGCCACGTGGAGTCCCCCAGGGTCCCTTCCGTCGCCCGGGGCTCGTGTGGGCCATGCCACCCTTGTCCTTCTCACTGGTTAGCAGAAAATGTGCCTTCATTTTGGGGATCACGGTGTGTGCATTTCTGACTCTGTAGCAAACCCTTTGATGTTTTGACTTTGATACGAAGAAATATTTGGGTGTTCAGGTTTCGTCCTCGTGGAGACAATTTTGAAGCATGGACTTGGTGACACTGAGATGTTTTCTATCCCACGCGCCCTGTTTTGTGTCTGTGAAAGGCTCCTTACCGGCGCAGAacccgcgcccccctcccccgggtcAGGGGTGCAGAGAAGCAGCCGAGATCTCTGGTTCACTGTTTCAATGATCGTCGGTGTAACTGTGAGCAATAAAGGATTGTGTAAAAAGTCTTCTGCGTGGGTGGTGGACCTTGCTTTGCCTCAcgagggcggggagggcaggtTGGGACCTTCCCATAGGGAGCAGGTACCCTGCCATCCCCAGACACCCCGGTCGCCTGCCATGCTTCACCCTTCGGCCCAtggtgccgggggcggggggcgggagggcctggcagcagcagagctggtggggtgggggtcacgGCTGCCTGGTGGCCTGGGGCACAGTCCAGGGCGCGGCGGGCTGTGGACCTCGCCAGGGCTGTGAGATTTCTCCATGAACATCAGACCAGACCAGTTAGGGTGAATGCAGGCCTCACTCTGGGATGGacgtgcatgcacacgcacatgcacatggacatgcacacagacacatgcactcACAGGCTAGAAGTCTCCCTCTGTCACCTAGGGCGCTGGGCAATGGGCCGCTTCTGACCGACTCCCTCCTGCTGCAAATGGAGCAGAACCAAACATCCCGTCGCTTTCGGCCAGGACTCGTAATCCCCCCATCCAAGAGCTCATCCTCCTGGAAACACTGGGGCCTACAGAACCTGACACCCCGAGTCTTCCCCTTCCCTGGGCACCAGCTATGCCGGGGTCGGAGGGAAGTGCAGGAGGCACAGTCCCCAGGTTCCCAGGGTGGCTTCAGTCCTGGGGGAACGCTGGCACCATGGGGGAGGCCAGGCCGCAACCCTGCACCCCTGGTGCAGATGAACCCCCCATGCTAACCTCCAGTGACAGGTTTACAAGCAggcttttggttttattatttttttttttaacaaacacacACGGGACACAGTAAAGAGATCTAATGCATATGTTCTAGGTGGCTTTGAAACTCAACCCCTCGATGACCCGCAGCTGTTGGCACAGGCTGTACATGCTGCTATTAAAGTCTAtcattttctgcatgtattgaatGCACACGATTACTCCTTTGGGTTTTTCCACTCAAACTGTTTGCAAGTTTTGTGTTCTCACAATGGGAAGTCGGGATCAAGGAGCAAGTGTCATCAATAAGAGCACCGGAGACCCAGGAACCCCCAGGGACCCTGAGCTCTGTGGTCACTTCACTCCCTAGGTGAACACGTGGTGCTCCCTGCTGTGTCTTCTTGATGCCTGACTTTTCTAGACATGCTGTCTGACCCGAGAATACACTCCTCTCCAGCGACGTAAAGAAGCCAACAAAAGTGCCACCAATGAGCATCCCCTTCTCTCATCAGTCACAGAAATGAGGGAAGTCTTTGGTCAGGACACGGAGACCCCCCAGGACCCACAGGAATGTGCCTCGGTTGGGAGCATGGGCATCTGATAACACGCAGGAGCCAGCAGTGTCTCCTCCAGACGGTTAACGTGTCAAGGTGTCTCTGGAGTCTTGACTCAGCCGAAATGCCCGGCGAACCAGAAAGCCTCAGGGGCTCTGATGTGAGAGTCCTTTTGAAGGCTGCCTGTTTTGTGTTTGGCCAAGAGCCTGACACGTGAACTCTGTGGGTGTGAGATCTCCACACATGTGTGCACGTCCTCATTGGTGTGTCCTGCAGGTGGGATCCCTGAGGGAAGCTCCTCATGCACAAATACCTCCTGAGGAACCCCCTACATGCGGGGATGGGGATGCAGGGTCGGCTGACCCCATATTGTTACCTACAGCATCACTACATTTCCCGGAAGAGCACACAACTCGGTCCTACTGACCTGGTGCTTCTCTGGCTAGAGGGGACCAGGCTCCAAATAGGATCCAAGTGCAGCCTGTCAGCCTCTCCTAATTCCGTACAAATTTTTCCTCACATCAAACATACCACAGCTTCCTCTGGCCAGGGTGTCTGTCCTCCGCTTCTGCCTTCTGGGCTCTTCTGCTTGGCCCAGGGATGGCCTCTGGGAAGCCCCTGGTGGGCTTTTCTGAGATCTGGAGGGTCACCAGTCACATAATGTGGGTAATGGGGCTGGGGGATGTGTTCAAGTCTCTGCAGGGACACAgccctggggagaggcagggatgcAGCTCTCAGCGCACTCTCACTCTCCCAGGGTCCTTTGGACACTGTCAGGGTCAGATCCACGCACCTGAGACCCACCCGGGAGCAGCCTTTTTCAAAGCCTGCTGAACACAAGACTCCGTGTCAGTGTGAGGAGACAGGGATGGGCATGTCCGGCTAATTGCCAGCCTCAGCCTCGCTCCTGGCGGTCCGGTCAGGACACCGTGCCACGTCCTGCTGCCTACAGCAGAAACAGGTGCTGTGTCCTGATGGTGGACGTCAGAAACCTGAGCGCTGCGTGACACAGAAAAGACGAACACGCCAGCATCCACAGCATGCGCGGTCCACGTAGTGTGAAGTTACCAGACATTGCCATGACATTCAGGGAAGCACATTGCGCGTTGTGGGCCCACGACCTTCCCTCCCGTGGGATTCAGGGGAAGGTGGCAGATTGGACGTTTGGAAGACTCACGCCAACATGGACAAGGCAGGCAGGCTGTCTACTGTGAAACAGGCCAGCGAGTCCTCGGGTCCCCTTCTTCCTGGGACGTCCACACCACATGGGCCACACATGGGCAAACAGATTTCCCGAGTGCCAGCTCCAGAACCCCCGGGGGTGACGCATGCAATAAATAAGAACGTGGCTGGGAGCTGAGCACCTCTTGTCTCATGGACATGTGGGGATGGCCATTCCTGGAGGTGGCCATGCTCACTTGCAGAGGATCCCGTTCTGCAGGGTTTTGTTCCCATCCATGATGCACGGCGAGGCAGCTATCTGGGGAGGGTCCTCCTTGCTCTTCGGTGAGGGGCTGCTGTTGTTGCTGCCACTGGACTTGCTTCTGCTGGGGTCGAGAGCGGGCTGGGTGGGTGAGGAGCGGGCGCCCCAGCGCCGGACCAGGCAGGTGCACACCAGCCGGAAGAAGGCCCGCCGCATCTCTTTGCTGGCCAGCGTGTAGATGACGGGGTTCATGGCCGAGTTCATCACCGCCAGCACAATGAACCACTGGGCCTTGAACAGGATGGCACACTGCTTCACCCTGCAGGCCACGTCGACgaggaagagaatgaagagtGGGGACCAGCAGGCAATGAACACACTGACCACGATCACCACGGTCCGCAGCAGGGCCATGGACCGCTCCGAGTTGTGGGGGCTGGCCACCCGGCGGCTGCTGGACTTCACCAGGAAGTAGATGCGCGCGTACAGGATCACGATGGTGACCAGGATGGCTGTGAAGATGCTGATGCAGAAGGCGATGTACCTCTTGGAGTAGAGGGGCAGGATGGTGGAGCAGTCGGGGAGGTTGTGCAGGCAATTCCAGCCCAGGATGGGGAGGGCACCCAGCGAGAAGGCGATGAGCCAGCACATGCCAATCAGAAGGAAGACGCGGTGCTTCTTGTTGGCATCGTACGGCCTCATTTTGATCATAGTCAAGTGCCGCTCGATCGCAATGGCCAGCAAGCTACAGGTGGACGCCCCGAGGGCCACGAACATGCTGCCCTCCCTTAGGAACCAGAGCGTGGGAGACAGGCTCAGCGTCCTCTTGCCCGACATCAGAATGTTGACCTTGTAGGCGATGCCGGCCAGCAGGTCACAGAGGGCCAAGTTGCCGATGAAGAAGTACATGCGGTTGTGGAACTTATTGTTTTTCCAGATGGCGATGAGAACCATGAGGTTCTCCAGCACAATGAAGCTGCAGATGATCAGGAACAGCACGGTGGTAGGCATGCTGCCCTCGGGGGCCTCCCTCAGCCGGCCCTCCAGCTTGCCCACGTAGTTGTAGTGCTCGTGCAGGGTCTCGGTCTCGTTCCCGTTCCCGGGAGAGGGCCTGGCGCGCGGCGGGACGACTGTGGCCATCGCTCGGGCGCGCAGAGGCTCAGCTCCGGATCCCAGCAGAGGGCGCCCTGGGCACATCCATACCAGAGAACAGGCGCGGGCTCAGGCTTCCGGGGTGGCCCGGGCGGTGGCGGGACCCCAGCCGGGGCGTGCAGAGCAGGGGGCTGCGAAGATAAAAGTGGGGTGCCCAGAGATTACGGGGGCTCAAGACCACCCAGGGGGCAGCCGCAGCACAGCTGGGGGAAGGCAGCTTATGTGGGGGCCCACGGCTCCTCAGGGGCTGAGGTGGCCGCAGGAAGCCACTTGGTGTCTGCAGCTGCTGGGAGGGAGGTCGGTGTGTGAGCCCCGCGGTCATTCACTCGTACAACAATGACACAACAGACCCAAATACACGTCAGTCTGTCAGGGAATCCCAAGGCACTTGGGGGCGCTGACCGTGCATCCTCCGCCACAGCACAGGAGCGGCCAAACCATGATTCCCTTTACCCCAAGACAAATGGGATCATCTTGGGACAGCAAAATAGAAGGGAACCAGAATGCCGCCCCCGGGAAGCCACCCCTGGTGAGCCTGGAGCAACACTAGGGGAGCAACACCACCCCGATGGCGTCCCTGGGACCAGGGCCAGACACAGAGTGGGGTCCCAACGGCCTACAGGGGAGGCCGGAGACGGCCATGCGGCCACCAAGGGCAGGGCAGTGGGAGGCACGACGGCCCATAGCTCCCTGATGGCagcagtgtggggaggggcagatgggccATGAGCCCATACTTCTACCAAGGGTGATAGAAGGAGAGTCAGGGACAAGCACTTGGCCTCTGGACTTGGCTGAAAACCCAGAGCTCAGGTCAGACCGTCTGCGCCCCCGGAACTGAAGCCGTTGTTCgtgagcagagagaaaggaccCCGCTGGGGGTATAGGCAGACGGAGGAGGCCCGAAGCCAGGTGCCAGCCATCGGTGGCCCCGGGTTtaagcccccctcccctctgataCTTCCCACCCTCACCTGAGGCCACACCCATCACCTGTGGGGACATCACCGTCCCAGCTGGACGGGGCTACCAGTGGATGCACTGATTTTAAATTACAAACCTATGTTTAAACATCTACTAATGAGCACATGAGCTTGGCTTAGAACAGCCTGCAGAGTATCCagtggtgacttttttttctttcatgacgTTTAAGTCATAGCCCTACTTTGGGTTTGGAGACACACGGGCTCCACACTTGGGGTGTGTTGGGATCTGAGCTCGATGCCAGATTCGGGTACAGCCCGGGAGGTGCTGGGTCCTGGAAGGATCCCGGGGCGCAGTGTGTGTGGCTGCTGTTggatgaggaggagaggagagtcCGCGGGGCCCTGGCTCCAGGCACCCTTCAGGTCGCTGCCCCACAGGCACTGCTCAGGGCCAAGGGTGCTGTGACACCCTCCCCTCCACCGGGGCTCAGGTTCTCTGAGATCAGGAAAGACGGCTCTGCTCCTTCTTTGCAGGGACTTCTCCCCAGGTGCTGGGgcacccaggccctgcctcctccGGAAAGCCCATGGGCTGTGGCCTGTGCAGGATGCCTGCGAGGTGTGTGCCGGTAGGTGCCCTGGAGGCGCACGGTCAGCTCGGTGGGCAGCTGGCCCGCCAGCGCCCCGGCCCCACGCACCTTCCTCTAACCCTGGCCAAGCCTTCttgccccgagtcaggctccctctgccctggggTCAGCCCAGCCCCTCGAGACTTCTCTACTCGCCACTTCTTACGGCAGATCGCAGGCTGTCCTTTAAAGAGCGggaacagggcagcccagtggctcagcggtttagcgctgccttcagcccagggcgtgatcctggagacccgggatcgagtcccacatcggattccctgcgtggagcctgcttctccctctgcctgtgtctctgcctctctctctctctctctgtgtctctcatgaataaatgaaatcttaaaaaataaaataaaataaagagcggGAATAATGACGCTGCTGACCATCCCGGAGCCCAGCGCCTGGAGCGGCTTGCTTCAGGGTCACACAGGGGCAGAGTGCCCCACGCCTCTCACGGCGCCTGTCTGCTCATGGGAGCCCAACACATGCTCTGCTTGTCTGCTGGTTCCTTATCCGCGAGCTGTGAATGGAGCTGGCACGACCTCCCTCTGCTCGCGGGGCCCTGGGCACAGCACAGCCCAGAGCACAGCCAGCCCCACACAGACGGGGCTGACCGACCCTGCCCTACGAGCGTCCTTGTCCATGGAAGAGGCGCAGTACAGAGGCAGGGGCGAGAAGCACACGGCCACCCCACCGACAGTCAGAAGGGAGCAGTGCCCCGAGAACGGCTGTGTCCCAGCCGGTGGAGGGTCGACGTGGCTGCCCCGAGGCCTCCATATGCCCTACATCCACGGGCCATTGTGTCCACAACACCTGCTCCCCTGCCAGGGGCTTCCATCTCAGGAAGGACGGCGGGCGTGTGGTTAACACGGGGTATAATCCTGAGTGAGTTAGCACCCGCACAGTCTGAACTGCAGACACACGAGTGTGACCTGAAAGGGTGAGGAAAGTGAATTGTTGGTGAATTCACACCCAGGAGGGTGAGAAAGGGCTCCAAGCAGCCACATCTGAAAGGTTTTGAAACCACAGTACAAGTGAACCTCGTCTTCTGGGCCTGCTTCCCCCATGGTGACTCCACGTCGTGGATGCTCCCCCCGTGGCACACACTCTACTCCCGTGCTTGTGCCATGAGCACCGACCAAAGGGACATGTGTCCCCATAAACCCACTGCATCTGGAACCTCTTGGACGTAAAGAGCGAGGACACGCAAGTGAAGGGCTACACAGACTCCCATCCGTTTCTTTTCCTCCCCACGTGCCAggttttgaaaaaacaaaacaaaaaacagagcagAGCAGAAAAACAAGCCAAAAGTGAAGCCAAGACCCAGCAATACAAGAGCCACAATGAGAATGGTGTAAGATGTGCCAGAGAGCCACCAAAAACATGCATTTTGAGGGTGAATGTTTTTTCCCACTAATGCttaatttatcattttccttGATTAAATATTCATCACTCGAAGAGCCTGTTTTTTTCAGAGCATCTCTTGCTAAATGCTATTCGCTGCATTTTCATAACTGGAAGACATCTGGCTCCCTTTGGAATCTAAAAgcttattttctttggattatCAACATTAGAACGCGGACTCCATCCTGAGAGTTACGTGCTGGGCTAAAGGCCAGATTGATTTTGGATGCATCTGAGTGCTGTTATTTGTGGTCAAAAGCATCACAGAGTTCGGGCCCCACCTTTCAGGGGGTGAGGCAGGACCTGGATTTGCGGGAAGAACACTCCGCCCTCTCGCCCTCCACCTCGGAGCGCAAGACCAGGTGGGGCACCAGCCCTCCAGGCACATCTGTTCTGCGGAGTGCAGGGCACTGGGCCATCAAGTCCTGGGGAGCCAGCCTGTCCTACCCGGTGCAGTCACCACCGACCCCCAGAGGGGTCACGGGCTGGGCTTCTCACCCTCTGGAGGGCTGTACGTAGCTGTTTCCGACCTTCCCATAGATGGGGTCCCACAGCATCCGACTGTGCCTGGCATCTTTCTGCCAATGGCACGATGCTCCCTTGAGTCCTACAGGGAGGTGCATTTGGATGCTGGCACTTCCTGCTCCCGTCAAGGGACGGATGCCCCGGCCACTCTTGCCTATGGATATAGGGTGGTTTCTGCACGTCATTTTCCTAGGAAGCACTGCCGGGTGTGGGTGGAGACATCCTTGTGAGCTTGTACCTGTGCTCCCATGGGGTCGTTTGGCTTTCCGAGCGTCGTGGTGGTGTCGGGAATGGGCTCTGACATAGCTGGTCCCTGCAGAGACTGGCCACTGGGCTACCTGGACAAGTCCCCACGAGGGCAAGTTTTACACAGCGTGAGTGCTCacgttttgctttattttaaaagttaagcaTCTGCGGCTGGCAGTGACCACCATCTGACGTTTCATTGTTAAGACTCCAATCCTGCGTAATTTCCCCCCAACAACTGAGAAATAAAGGCTGATGCTGAGGAAGGTGGCGGTGTGCGGGCTCGGGAGAGGCACCTAGAAGGTAGCTTCACTGTGTGTCACGCCAGCGGGATTTCTGTCCCTCTGTTCCAAGGGGGTGCATCTGcagggaggggcagcctgggcccCCCATGGGTTCCAGATGTGCGCTCTGCACTAGCGATTCACTTTCTCTACACATGACACatgtcaattttaaaaataaactataaaaagaaggaaacgaaaaaagtaaagggaaatatttctgaaaagcctggggtctctccctctctctctctctttctctctctccccatcgtGGTGAACaagaaagacaagagaagacAATGAGATTTCTCCGGTCAGACGCAGGGTGCTGCTGGTCAAAGGCACGTTTTCCCAGGGAAATCAACTATCCTCCAGACGGAAGTAAAACACCAAGCATTTGCCAACCAGCGGATTTCTTGGAAAgcagtattttgttgttgttgtttacaagaatttaggaa harbors:
- the S1PR3 gene encoding sphingosine 1-phosphate receptor 3 produces the protein MCPGRPLLGSGAEPLRARAMATVVPPRARPSPGNGNETETLHEHYNYVGKLEGRLREAPEGSMPTTVLFLIICSFIVLENLMVLIAIWKNNKFHNRMYFFIGNLALCDLLAGIAYKVNILMSGKRTLSLSPTLWFLREGSMFVALGASTCSLLAIAIERHLTMIKMRPYDANKKHRVFLLIGMCWLIAFSLGALPILGWNCLHNLPDCSTILPLYSKRYIAFCISIFTAILVTIVILYARIYFLVKSSSRRVASPHNSERSMALLRTVVIVVSVFIACWSPLFILFLVDVACRVKQCAILFKAQWFIVLAVMNSAMNPVIYTLASKEMRRAFFRLVCTCLVRRWGARSSPTQPALDPSRSKSSGSNNSSPSPKSKEDPPQIAASPCIMDGNKTLQNGILCK